A region from the Oceanidesulfovibrio marinus genome encodes:
- a CDS encoding B12-binding domain-containing radical SAM protein codes for MNILLVYPNCPETFWNFRAALSYVSRKATLPPLGLLTVAAMLPASWERRLIDLNVRSLSDADISWADMVFIGGMIVQKDSALQVARRCKDMGKTVVGGGPLFNALTDDFAEVVDHFVLGEAEITLPMFLEDLAQDVPKREYASDVRPEITTVPIPEWRLINPRDYYVMPLQYSRGCPFNCEFCDIVLLNGRIPRTKPPEQMMAEVQALYDAGWRGGVFIVDDNFIGNTRAVKRFLPELIAWQKAHRYPFTFITEASVNLSDDAELMRLMSEANFNKVFLGIETPEESSLKECGKHQNTSRDLVQAVRTIQGHGMQVMAGFIVGFDSDTESTFDIQIRFIQTVGVVTAMVGLLNALPYTRLWHRLREEKRLLAETSGDNTDGRMNFIPKMDCATLLAGYRRIVAEIYSCRSYYRRIGTFLEHYTPTARRHWNGEQTLALCRSIVRLGVLSRHRLHYWRLVGKTLCTQVRALPEAIELAIMSEHFFRLRERLIREVDGCLEQSAPKEVLPAAGR; via the coding sequence ATGAACATTTTGCTCGTCTACCCCAACTGTCCGGAAACGTTTTGGAACTTCAGAGCAGCCCTGAGCTATGTCTCCAGAAAGGCGACCCTGCCTCCGCTGGGGCTGCTCACGGTGGCGGCCATGCTTCCCGCGTCCTGGGAGCGCCGGCTCATCGACCTCAACGTGCGCTCCCTGAGCGATGCGGACATTTCCTGGGCCGACATGGTCTTTATCGGCGGCATGATTGTGCAGAAGGACTCGGCGCTGCAGGTCGCCAGGCGGTGCAAGGACATGGGCAAAACCGTGGTGGGCGGCGGTCCCTTGTTCAACGCCTTGACCGATGACTTCGCCGAGGTTGTGGACCATTTCGTGCTCGGCGAGGCAGAGATCACCCTGCCGATGTTCCTGGAAGATCTCGCCCAGGATGTCCCGAAACGCGAGTACGCATCCGACGTCCGGCCCGAGATCACCACGGTGCCCATACCTGAATGGCGGCTCATCAACCCGCGCGATTACTACGTCATGCCCCTGCAGTACTCCCGCGGCTGCCCCTTCAACTGCGAGTTCTGCGACATCGTCCTGCTCAATGGCCGCATCCCGCGCACCAAGCCGCCGGAGCAGATGATGGCCGAAGTGCAGGCGCTGTACGACGCCGGCTGGCGCGGCGGCGTGTTCATCGTGGACGACAACTTCATCGGCAACACCCGCGCCGTGAAGCGCTTCCTGCCGGAGCTCATCGCCTGGCAAAAGGCCCATCGCTACCCCTTCACCTTCATCACCGAGGCCAGCGTGAACCTCTCGGACGATGCGGAGCTGATGCGGCTCATGAGCGAGGCCAACTTCAATAAGGTCTTCCTGGGCATAGAGACGCCGGAGGAAAGCAGTCTGAAGGAGTGCGGCAAGCACCAGAACACCTCCCGCGACCTGGTCCAGGCCGTGCGAACCATCCAGGGCCACGGCATGCAGGTGATGGCCGGCTTCATCGTAGGGTTCGACAGCGACACCGAGTCCACCTTCGACATCCAGATCCGCTTTATCCAGACCGTAGGTGTGGTCACAGCCATGGTGGGCCTGCTCAACGCCCTGCCCTACACCCGGCTGTGGCACCGGCTCCGCGAGGAAAAACGCCTGCTTGCGGAAACAAGCGGCGACAACACCGACGGCCGCATGAACTTCATCCCCAAGATGGATTGCGCAACCCTGCTGGCCGGGTACCGGCGCATCGTCGCAGAGATCTACTCCTGCCGGTCCTACTACCGGCGCATCGGCACCTTCCTGGAGCACTACACCCCCACGGCGCGGCGGCACTGGAACGGCGAGCAGACCCTTGCCCTCTGCCGGAGCATCGTGCGCCTGGGCGTGCTCTCGCGCCACCGGCTGCACTACTGGCGGCTCGTAGGCAAGACGCTGTGCACGCAGGTCCGGGCACTGCCCGAGGCCATCGAGCTGGCGATCATGAGTGAGCACTTTTTCCGGCTGCGCGAACGCCTGATCCGCGAGGTGGACGGCTGCCTGGAGCAAAGCGCGCCCAAGGAAGTCCTGCCCGCCGCTGGGCGCTGA
- a CDS encoding polysaccharide biosynthesis/export family protein, which translates to MVQSLVSRHATRHVGGAFRRLVWLCVCLALSGCGYYAQPIAESEIHNEPQQELHTLSTGDEIEVRFTYWPELNEIQQIRPDGYVDLGIVNEVRAAGKTVPELTAELKTRYASTLKNPEISIVVRNYAKEYVYVGGEVLTPGLIALGPEMTALEAIMAAGGQLKASARMSGVILVRHTGGKRYAAAIDLAEQIDGKESVPVVLQPRDIVFVPRTPIDHIDQFVDQYINKTIPNTALQYTRSTTTGDVTETIGVVPQ; encoded by the coding sequence ATGGTTCAATCTTTGGTCAGCCGGCATGCCACACGTCACGTTGGCGGAGCGTTCCGGCGGCTGGTCTGGCTGTGTGTTTGTCTGGCGCTTTCCGGGTGTGGCTACTATGCCCAGCCCATTGCAGAGAGTGAGATCCACAACGAGCCACAGCAGGAGCTCCACACGCTCAGCACCGGGGACGAGATCGAGGTCCGTTTCACCTACTGGCCGGAGCTCAACGAGATTCAGCAGATCCGTCCGGACGGCTACGTCGATCTCGGAATCGTCAACGAGGTCAGGGCGGCCGGCAAGACCGTGCCCGAGCTGACCGCCGAGCTGAAAACGCGTTACGCCTCGACCCTCAAGAATCCAGAAATCTCCATAGTTGTCCGCAACTACGCCAAGGAGTACGTGTACGTCGGCGGCGAGGTGCTCACGCCCGGCCTCATCGCTTTGGGCCCGGAAATGACGGCGCTTGAAGCCATCATGGCCGCCGGCGGCCAGCTCAAAGCCTCGGCGCGCATGTCCGGCGTCATCTTGGTGCGGCACACGGGCGGCAAGCGCTACGCCGCGGCCATCGACCTCGCCGAGCAGATCGACGGCAAGGAGAGCGTGCCGGTCGTTCTGCAGCCCAGGGACATCGTCTTTGTGCCCAGGACCCCGATCGACCACATAGATCAGTTCGTGGACCAGTACATCAACAAGACGATCCCCAACACCGCGCTGCAGTATACGCGTTCGACCACAACCGGGGACGTGACCGAGACCATAGGGGTTGTACCGCAATGA